A region of the Fibrobacter sp. genome:
TGTACGGGAAATTCGTGAATACCTTGACTTGCTGGATTTGACGGTTGACATTGATGTGGAAAACTTCGGGAATTTCAATCAACGGGAGCGATTGACGACTATTTCACAACCTGGTTTGCGTTATGCCCAGGCGAAGGCGCTGATAGATTCCCTTTTGCAGGACGATGCCTTTCGTAGCTGCTCCTTTGTGGAACGTAAGTCCATTGCGGAACGCATTCTCAATGAAATCAAGGGCCGCATGATGGAAGAAATCGTGTTGCTCGAGACCAGAATGGCGCGACCTGATTGCCATGTTTTTAAGTTGCAGTTTGCGGTTGGCGAGTTCGACATGGTTGTTGTAAATTCTGAAAGTGCGACCTGCGAAATCTATGAAATCAAGCATTCCGAAATCGTGGCAAAAGAGCAGTATCGCCACTTGAAGGATGCAAAGAAGTGCCGCGATACGGAGTTCCGCTACGGCACCATTGTAAGCAAGAACGTGATTTACCGCGGTGTTTCGCAGGGGATTGACGGTATTAATTACTTGAACGTGGAAGAATACTTGCGCGGGCTTTAGTTTTGCTAAATTTGGCGCATGCCCGAAAAATTCCGCAACATTTATCTTGATGCTTTCTTGACGTTCTTCAAGATTGGGTTGTTTACTATTGGCGGGGGCTACGCCATGATCCCGCTGATCGAGGCGGAAATCATCGAGAAGAAAAAATGGATTGGCAAGGAGGAGTTTACGGACTTGCTGGCCATTGCCCAAAGTTGTCCGGGAATTTTCGCGGTGAATATCGCCATCTTTATCGGGTATCGTTTGCGCCGCACGAAAGGCGCCTTGGTGTGCTGTGTGGGCACGGCGTTGCCGTCCTTCGTCATCATTTTGCTGATTGCGCTTTTCTTCCATCAGTTCAAGGACAACCAGATGGTAGCGGCGGCGTTCCGTGGAATTCGCCCCGCAGTGGTGGCGCTGATTGCGGTGCCCACCTTTAACCTAGCGAAGAAAGCGAAGCTGAATCGCTTTACCTTCTGGATTCCTATTGCAAGTGCGCTCCTGATTTGGCTCATGGGAGTGTCCCCGATTTTGATTATCCTGGCCGCAGGCGTCGGCGGCTACCTTGTGGGCCGCAGCGGAGGTAAAAAATGATTTTCCTCCAGCTGTTCCATACTTTCTTCCAGATTGGTCTTTTTGGATTTGGCGGCGGCTATGGCATGCTTTCGCTGATCCAGCGCGAAGTGGTTTATAATCACAGTTGGATGAGCGCTGCCGACTTTACGGACATTGTGGCTATTAGCCAGATGACTCCGGGCCCTATCGGCATTAACTCCGCCACTTACGCTGGCTACACCGCCTTGCAGAATTCTGGGGCAGAGCCCTGGGTTTGCGTTTTGGGAAGTTGCGTTGCCACCTTCTCCGTGGTGCTGCCCTCCCTGATTTTGATGCTCCTCATTAGCCGTTTCTTTATGAAGCATATGAATCATCCTGCAGTGCAATCCGTTTTCAAGGGTTTGCGCCCCACGGTGGTGGGACTTTTGCTTGCAGCCACCTTGATGCTCATGACTGCCGAAAACTTCGGAAATCCTTTCACGGAATTTTTTGGAAAGCCCATGGGTGGCGATCCCAATGACACTTTCCATTTCGCAGTGAGCATTTCGCTGTTTGTTTTGACTTTTGTCCTGACCAAGGGCTTTACGGTTGGACCTTTTAAAATTAAAATTAGTCCTATCAAAATGATTGTGGTTGCGGCCGCCATTGGCTGCGTCTTATTATAAGAGGAAACAATGACAACTCCTAAAGTAAAATCATTTCCGAAGAAGCAGATTATCATTTGGATCGTGGCTCTCGTCGTTGGCGCCCTTCTGGGCCTCATCAAGTGCGAAGGTCTCACCAACCTGATCAACTTCATCGCTTCTGTCTACACTCGCCTTTTCCAGTTTGTGGCGGTTCCCACCATCGCTCTCGCTTTGATGACCACCCTTTCTGCTCTCGGTGTCAAGAAGAACACTGGCCGCATTTTTGGCCGAACCATCATTTACACCTTGCTGACTACCGTGGCTTCTGCCCTGGTGGGCCTTGGCCTTTACCTGGTGATTGCGCCGGGTAACTTGCCCCTGGATGTAGTGAGCGGTGGTGCTGCCGAAGTTCCCCAGAACTTGAGCGCCATGAGCTACTACGATCATTTCCTGAGCGTGGTGCCCAACAATGTGGTGCAGCCCTTCCTTAGCGGTAATGTGCTTGGTATTTTGATGGTGGCCGCTGCTGTGGGCCTTGGCCTTGCCTTTATGCCGGATTCCGAAAACAAGTCCACCTTGATGAAGGCGATCCTTGGTCTTCGTGAATTGCTGTTCACCTTGATCCGTGCCTTGGTCTGGGCTTTGCCTCTTGGCATTGTGGCTTTTGCAGCCCAGCTTTCCGCACAGGTGAGCGCTGGCGTTGTGGTGGGTTCCATGGGTAAGTATCTGGCTGTGGTCATGGGCGGAAACGTTCTCCAGTTCTGCATTGTGCTGCCTTTGTTCCTCATTGCCCGCGGCCTGAATCCGCTCCATGTTCTTAAGAAGATGAGCCCCGCGGTGATGATGGCTTTCTTCACCAAGAGCTCCGCTGCAACTCTGCCTGTGACTATGCAGTCTGCCGAAGACAACCTGAAGGTGAATCCTGAAGTGTCCCGCTTTGTGCTCCCCATCTGCACCACCATCAACATGAACGGTTGCGCTGCCTTCATTCTGGTCACCAGCCTTTTCGTGATGCAGAACAGCGGTGTGGAACTCTCCATCGGCACCATGCTGGTGTGGGTCCTGATTTCTGTGGTGAGTGCCGTGGGTAACGCAGGCGTGCCTATGGGCTGCTACTTCCTGACCCTTTCCCTTATGGTGGGCATGAACGCAAACATCGGCGTCATGGGTGTGATCCTTCCGCTGTATGCCATCATCGACATGGTGGAAACTGCAGAAAACGTCTGGTCCGACTCCTGCGTCTGCGCCATGACCAACAAGGATCTGGAAAAGAGCGGTTCCTAAAATCTTTTGCACAAACATAGCGTGTATCGCATAAGCGTCGCGATATACTGCGACGAATAAATGAAAAGCTCGCCGGTTCTGCCGACGAGTTTTTTGTTTTCAAGGCGGTTTAAGGTGGTCAAAATTTTTGACCAGCTCGCAATGTTTTTATTTCTTGCAGACTTTGTTGTAGACTGCAATCTGGCGTTCTATAATGCCGTCCCAGGTGAAGCAATCCTGGATGCGTTTGCGGGAGCCTGCGAGAAGGATCGCTACGAGGGCGGGGTCGGCGGCTAGGCGCTTGAAGGCGTCTGCCAAGGCCTCGGGATTCTTTTCGGGAACAAGCAGGCCGCTTACGTTGTCTACAACCACGTCGGGGATGCCGCCCACGTTACTTGCAACGATGGGCAGGTTCAGTTCCATGGCCTCAATAAGTACGACGCCCAGGCCTTCTGTATCGCCCTTGCTATCGACGATGGCGGGCAGCGTAAAGACGTTGGCGTTACGGTACTCGGCTTCTAGGGCTTCCGGCGAAAGCTTGCCGGTAAAGATGATGTCGCAGGGGCCGAGATCCTTCGACTCCATGCCCGCGGCATTTCGCTCAGGATGACACTCAGTATGCTGTGCATCCCTCACGCCTTGAACCTCGCGCTTGGAACCTGGAACCTCGAGCCTCGAGCCTAATTCATGTGCCTGCTGTTTCAGTTCTTCGGTCAGGTCGCCTACGCCAACGATTCGGATTTCGAACTGGTCGGCGGGCAGGTACTTGGCGGCTTCAATCAGGTAGCAGATGCCCTTGCGTTCGATGTGGCGGCCTACGAAGAGAATCTTGAACTTGCCGTTGACGGGATGCATCTGTGATGCTAGATCCTTCGACTCCATGCCTGCGGCATTTCGCTCAGGATGACACGTGGTGCAGCCTGCGGTATTTCGCTCAGGATGACACGTGGTGCAGTCTATGTTGTTTCGTTCAGAGATTTTCTTGTAATTCGTACTTTGTAATTCGTCATTGGAAGCGCAGCTTCCCAATGTGGTTCCATAGGGGCTCCATTCCACTTCCACATTGCGCAGTGCCTTGATCTTGCTTGCGGTAAAGCTGCTGTTTGCAAACACGGCCTGGGCCTGGCTGATAGCGAACTTGAGGAACGGTTTCACCCATTTCTTCTTGCGAATCAAGAGCAGTTCCGCCCCATGGAAATTCAGTACCAGCGGAATTCTAAAAAGCTTTGCGGCGCCAAGCGCAATGAACGCATGGGGGAACGGCCAGTGGGCGTGAATCACGTCGGGCTTCCATTTGCGGCACAGTCTAATGCACTGGAAAAAACCGTTGATGATGTAGGGAATTGCCAAAAGCTGCAGCCAGGGTTTCGAAGCCATCTTGCTGGGGGCGCCTTCCTCGTGGGTCAGCATTTCCCAGTCCTTGGGGGCGTAGCGAAAGCGGTTCACTTTTACGCCGTCGATTTCATGGCTCTTCAGGCCCTTGTATGTGGGGGCCAATACCTGGACGTCCACACCGGCGGCACGCAAATGCGCGACAGACGCACGGAGCCAAGGCACTTCCGCATCTTCATGGAAGCGTGGGTACACGGACCCGATGACAAGGACCTTCTGTACGGATTTGGATGCCATCGAAAGGCCCTGTTACGCGTTTGTTTGGGAAATGGCTGTGTCCTGGATACAGGCTGGGTAGATGATGGGCTTGATGTTTTTGTCCAGGATGTTTTCAATCTGGGGGAAATCCATGTTATGACCCATCTGCACAATGCGGCCCTTTACTCGGTTCCAGCCCTGGAGCTGGGAATCCAGCAGGAGCATGCCGAGGCCTGCATTATGTTCCAGAAAACCGATAATGTCGCTACCGCGGTTGCTCTTATGGAGCGAAGCCATGAATACTTCCCAGAACTGGGCGTAGGCTTCTTCGGTAACCAGCTGCTTTTTAAGGGACTCGAAGTCAAATTCGATATACACGAAGGAACTGAGGTCTTCGTCACT
Encoded here:
- a CDS encoding ATP-binding protein, producing VREIREYLDLLDLTVDIDVENFGNFNQRERLTTISQPGLRYAQAKALIDSLLQDDAFRSCSFVERKSIAERILNEIKGRMMEEIVLLETRMARPDCHVFKLQFAVGEFDMVVVNSESATCEIYEIKHSEIVAKEQYRHLKDAKKCRDTEFRYGTIVSKNVIYRGVSQGIDGINYLNVEEYLRGL
- a CDS encoding chromate transporter; this translates as MPEKFRNIYLDAFLTFFKIGLFTIGGGYAMIPLIEAEIIEKKKWIGKEEFTDLLAIAQSCPGIFAVNIAIFIGYRLRRTKGALVCCVGTALPSFVIILLIALFFHQFKDNQMVAAAFRGIRPAVVALIAVPTFNLAKKAKLNRFTFWIPIASALLIWLMGVSPILIILAAGVGGYLVGRSGGKK
- a CDS encoding chromate transporter — translated: MIFLQLFHTFFQIGLFGFGGGYGMLSLIQREVVYNHSWMSAADFTDIVAISQMTPGPIGINSATYAGYTALQNSGAEPWVCVLGSCVATFSVVLPSLILMLLISRFFMKHMNHPAVQSVFKGLRPTVVGLLLAATLMLMTAENFGNPFTEFFGKPMGGDPNDTFHFAVSISLFVLTFVLTKGFTVGPFKIKISPIKMIVVAAAIGCVLL
- a CDS encoding dicarboxylate/amino acid:cation symporter — translated: MTTPKVKSFPKKQIIIWIVALVVGALLGLIKCEGLTNLINFIASVYTRLFQFVAVPTIALALMTTLSALGVKKNTGRIFGRTIIYTLLTTVASALVGLGLYLVIAPGNLPLDVVSGGAAEVPQNLSAMSYYDHFLSVVPNNVVQPFLSGNVLGILMVAAAVGLGLAFMPDSENKSTLMKAILGLRELLFTLIRALVWALPLGIVAFAAQLSAQVSAGVVVGSMGKYLAVVMGGNVLQFCIVLPLFLIARGLNPLHVLKKMSPAVMMAFFTKSSAATLPVTMQSAEDNLKVNPEVSRFVLPICTTINMNGCAAFILVTSLFVMQNSGVELSIGTMLVWVLISVVSAVGNAGVPMGCYFLTLSLMVGMNANIGVMGVILPLYAIIDMVETAENVWSDSCVCAMTNKDLEKSGS
- a CDS encoding glycosyltransferase, yielding MASKSVQKVLVIGSVYPRFHEDAEVPWLRASVAHLRAAGVDVQVLAPTYKGLKSHEIDGVKVNRFRYAPKDWEMLTHEEGAPSKMASKPWLQLLAIPYIINGFFQCIRLCRKWKPDVIHAHWPFPHAFIALGAAKLFRIPLVLNFHGAELLLIRKKKWVKPFLKFAISQAQAVFANSSFTASKIKALRNVEVEWSPYGTTLGSCASNDELQSTNYKKISERNNIDCTTCHPERNTAGCTTCHPERNAAGMESKDLASQMHPVNGKFKILFVGRHIERKGICYLIEAAKYLPADQFEIRIVGVGDLTEELKQQAHELGSRLEVPGSKREVQGVRDAQHTECHPERNAAGMESKDLGPCDIIFTGKLSPEALEAEYRNANVFTLPAIVDSKGDTEGLGVVLIEAMELNLPIVASNVGGIPDVVVDNVSGLLVPEKNPEALADAFKRLAADPALVAILLAGSRKRIQDCFTWDGIIERQIAVYNKVCKK